The genome window TTTGCCGCTCTGAATCGAAAGGACCAACAAACCTTATTAATAGCCGCTCCGATTGTTGCGCTGCTCATCATTTGGTTAGCTATTGTGAACCCGCAACTGGAACGCCAGCAGCAACTTACACAGCAGCTGGAACGCAAACAAGCCGACTTGGCATGGATGCAACAAGCAGCAATGAGCTTAAATAGTCAACAAAGCAATGCACCCAACGCATTGGCTGCAGGCTCCCTACGACAAGAAGCAACACAAGCGTTTACGCGACAAAAAATTAGCATTAACCGCATACAATCTAACCAGGAAAACGAGCTGAGCATGTGGGCGGATCAGGTGTCTTTTGATCAGTTATTAACCGTTCTAGGCTCTCTCACTACTCGCGGTATCACCCTAGATCAGATCCAGTTAAACCCCACAACAGCAGGACGCGTTAATGTGCGTTTAACGCTGACCACAGGTAGGTAGCTAGCCAGTATGAAACGTATCATTGTTTTACTCATGTTTATTTTTATTATTAGTTTTGGCATCAGCACACCAGCACATTTCTTATACTCGTTAGTTGATGATCAACTACAAGGGGCTGAGCTCACTAACATTGAGGGCTCAATATGGCAGGGTGAAGCCGATTTATCGGTTGGCAATATGGACACAGGTAAGGTCACATGGCGCTTTAGCCCTATGGCCTTATTAACAGGAGGCTTAGGCTGGAATTTCACATTGATTAACGAGTCGGTGACGGGATTTGCAGCAGCCAAAGTTTGGTCATTGTCTACACTCAATTCTCTGGCTATT of Neptunomonas phycophila contains these proteins:
- the gspM gene encoding type II secretion system protein GspM, which codes for MLKERFAALNRKDQQTLLIAAPIVALLIIWLAIVNPQLERQQQLTQQLERKQADLAWMQQAAMSLNSQQSNAPNALAAGSLRQEATQAFTRQKISINRIQSNQENELSMWADQVSFDQLLTVLGSLTTRGITLDQIQLNPTTAGRVNVRLTLTTGR